Genomic DNA from Deltaproteobacteria bacterium:
CAAATGCCCCAACTGCGGGTCGATGCTGGAACACCATGACAACTCCACCATCATAGAGAGCCTGAGGGCCAGGATCAAGGAGCTGGAGATGAGTTCGGGCGGAGAGCTCGAATGAGACCTTCCAAGGCAGAGGTACTTGCCCTTCTCCGCCAGCTGGGCACCCCTCCCCCCGTCATAGGACATGTCATCAAGGTCGAGAAGACGGCCCGGAGAATCGCCGGTGACATATCCAACAACGGGGCGACCATCGACCTAGAACTCGTTACCCTCGGTGCCCTCCTTCACGATGTGGGGAGAAGCCAGACGCATGGTCTCGACCACGGGGTCATCGGGGGCCGAATCGTCAGGGAAAGCCCGGTCTTCGCGGAGCTCTTCGACGAGAAGGACCGCGAGGCTCTGGCCAGGATCTGTGAAAGACATATCGGAGGCGGCATACCAGCGAGGGATGCCGCAGAGGCCGGACTACCAGAAAGGGATTTCTTACCGGAAACCTTGGAGGAGAAGATCATAGCCCATGCCGACAACCTGGTCTGGAACGGTGTTCTAACGGTGGAGGAGAGTCGAAGGGCCTTTGAGAGGAGATTCGGCCCGGACAGCCCGGTGGTGAAGCGAATCGTTAAGCTGTCCGAGGAGATACAACGCTTGGCGGGAAGAGGGAATGAGAGAGATCACGATACTTGAGAAGATATATCGCAACCACCGCGACGCCAAGAGGAGCCTAATGAAGATACTGGACGACCTCCTGGAGATAGATGCCCGCGTGACCTCCGTGTCCACGACGACGAGGCAGTGGGCCAAAATAACCTTGGAGGGACCTGACGAGGAGGCCGCGGAGAAATACCTCGAGTCACAGTACGGAAGAACATGCACGCTCCGAGAGATCGGGGAGGGCGACATAAGGCGCGGGAAGATCACCGATCTGGGCAGGATCGGCTACGGGGTCTACGTTGACATAGGGGTTCTGGATGGGGAGGGCCGTCCCATAGATGCCCTTTTGCCCTCCTTCGCCCTGAGGAAGCAAATGGGTGTGAAGGGAAGCATCTCCGTTCGAAGGCTCTCCAAATCCCTTGGGCTCACGGACTACCTTCCCCTCGACATCCGGATACTCAAGATAGATAGGGAGAAAGAGGAGATAGAGGCCAGGCTCACCAACGCCCAGGCAAGACACCTGGGAAGGGGAAGGCACAGGTTCTACGTCTGCGGCGAGACCAGGAGAAAGATTAAAAACGCCCTTCAGAGAACCGGGAACTCACCCAAGATCGTGAGGATTCGGAGGCTCGGCCTCCTGGAGAGCGAGGTGCAATGCTCCAAAGAGGTGGATCCTCTCGAGCTTGTCCGTCAAATCGGACCATTGATAAACGCGCAGATAACCGTCCCCCGGGGCCTGTAGTGTAGCCTGGATCCGCTGAAAGCCTGTTAGCACAGCACCCTGCGGAGGTGCACACCCGGGTTCAAATCCCGGCAGGCCCACCCACATTCAAACAGGCAAGCCCGCTCGAGAAAAGGCGATGCCTCTCAATGGCAGCATCACCCACACGAGACCCGCATCGTTTTTCAATCTCTGACGGGAATCTGCCGGTGTGAAATTCGGGCTTTCCACTTGCATACTTCCCCGCATGCCTCTCCAGACGGCCTTGCCCCGACTCGTCGATCTGGGCATAACTAGGATCGAATACGCCATCTTCAACCTGATAATGTCGTCTTCCAACGGCCGGCTCAAGGGGAGGTATCTCCAAAGCAGGGACGCTTGGGGACTCAGGGAAAGGGACATACCAACGAAGGAGATTCGTGAAATCTCGTCGTCCCTTGGCGTAGACCCGGTACAGATCCACTCCGCTGACTTCAGCTTATCCGACCCGGACCCCCACAGAAGAATGCTCGCCCTCGAGAGAACCGAAACGATGCTGAGGATTTGCTCCGCACTCGGTTCCCACTGCCTCATCGTCCATGTAGGCCCTCCAC
This window encodes:
- a CDS encoding HD domain-containing protein; translation: MRPSKAEVLALLRQLGTPPPVIGHVIKVEKTARRIAGDISNNGATIDLELVTLGALLHDVGRSQTHGLDHGVIGGRIVRESPVFAELFDEKDREALARICERHIGGGIPARDAAEAGLPERDFLPETLEEKIIAHADNLVWNGVLTVEESRRAFERRFGPDSPVVKRIVKLSEEIQRLAGRGNERDHDT
- a CDS encoding DUF2110 family protein, whose amino-acid sequence is MREITILEKIYRNHRDAKRSLMKILDDLLEIDARVTSVSTTTRQWAKITLEGPDEEAAEKYLESQYGRTCTLREIGEGDIRRGKITDLGRIGYGVYVDIGVLDGEGRPIDALLPSFALRKQMGVKGSISVRRLSKSLGLTDYLPLDIRILKIDREKEEIEARLTNAQARHLGRGRHRFYVCGETRRKIKNALQRTGNSPKIVRIRRLGLLESEVQCSKEVDPLELVRQIGPLINAQITVPRGL